The DNA region CACTGAGCTGTTggacctttctgagcctcagttcctggCTCTTCCAAAGCCACGTGCCTCAGTTTGGGCATCAGTAAAATGGGATAGCAGCCATACCCCCTCACAGGGTCCCCCAGGCCACATTCCCACACTCCCACCCGGGTCCCCACCGCCTCAACCAGTGACTTAGGTTACTCACTCTGCTGAATGGACTTGAGGCCACGGAGGCAGGTGGCCGCCAGCAGGAAACCGCAGCCAGCCGGGGGCGTCCGGAGCTCTCCGGCCAGGCTGCAGGCGGCCCCCAGGCAGAGCGGGCCCATGGCCGCAAACTGCAGCGGGTGGTGGCGCCGGCCGAGCAGCAGCGCGGACAGGGCCAGCGTGATGAGCGGCGTGGTGGTGGTGGCCAGCTGTGCCAGGTCCAGGGGCACGGCGCTCAGGCCCACGTTGCCGCAAGCCATTGAGACGCCGAAGGTGAGGCTGAGCAGCAACACCTGGCGGCGGGTCTGCCCGGGCAAGGGGCGCCGCGCCCCCCGGTGGCAGGCCAGTGCGGCCGCCAGCATGTGCAGCGCCGACAGCAGCAGGGGCCGCCCGAAGCCGTGCACCGTGAAAATCCACTTGTTGAGGCTCGACATGCTGGCTCCCGCCAGCAGCCACACCAACGCAGCCACGGCCACCCGGGCCCGGCCAGGCCGCCGAAGGGCCTGCGGGGTGTCAGGGGGCCACTCGGCGGACCCGGCCCACCGAGCGCCGCCAGCCACCGCCACTGCCTCGGCAGAGGTCATCCTGCCGTCATGGTGCTCCGGCGGGCAGCGGCACATGGGTACCAGTGGGGCCGCGGCAGGAGGCCGGCTCCCCGGTGACCAGCTCTGGGCCACCAGAGAGCCCCACCTTGGACCCGCCCCGTCTCAGGCAGGTGCGGGCACAGCCTCTGGCGCCCAGGCTGCGGTAGCGGAGGTCCAGGAGCTATGCGGTGTCCTCGGTTCAGGGAGGCCAGAGCCCAGGTCGCTTCAGCTGGGATGCCAGGCTCTCTGGTGCTCGAGCCTGGCCTAGTAAGCGCTGGGCACCTCTGCCCGTGCCAGGCGAAGTCTCCACTCTCCTCCCGCCCGAGTGACCACGCTACGCTTAGACGGAATCCTCCATCCCGTTTCTCTTAGGTCCAGTCCCTGCCTGGGTCCTCCGGCTTGTTCACGCCAGGCCTGGTGGGGGGCGATCCGGGCTCCCGCGCCGGGTTGGTGCCGGTGTGTCCGGCTCGCTGCGTCCTACACTGCCCAGGCCCAGCAGCGGGCAGACGCGCCGGCCCCGCACTCCGGCCGGTGTCAGGCGGCGAGTTCGGCTCAGCTCGGCTCCGGCAGGGCCTCCGCTGTGGCTCCGGCTCCCGGCGGCTccggcagcggcggcggctcCCGCCAGGCTCGGGCGGAGAGCGAGGCTCCGCACTCTAGGCCCCGCCTCCGCGGCCGCCCCACGCGCCCCACCCGGAAAACTGGGCAGAGCCCGGGGGCGCCACCTCGggtcaggccccgcccccggagcCGGGAGGGCCGTCTCGCCCCGCCCCCACGCCGCCAGCTCggggctcctcctctgtccgcagaccaccccccccacccccagccggaGTGGTCAGCCTGTCCGTCCTCTTCCCCGCATCAGTGGGGGATCAGGCCCCGCCCACCCAGCACCAAGGCAAGCCCCCCATAGAGACGAACACAGAGCGGGAAGACCCTGGGGTATCTTTCTGATGAAAAACTCTTAACCTCTCAGGAGATTCCATCTTCAAGGACACCCCCTGCCCCAGGAGACTTCAGCCTAGGACCAGTCTCGGGACCACCTAATCTCTGGCCACAGTTATCCCGTGGGACCTCAGCATCCAGAAGAATTGGCCCACCGGGCCCTTAATACCCCTCCCTCGCCCCTCCCTAACCCcaacccctcctccctctcccagccCGGGGCGGGCCCCCCTCCAGACAGGCAGAGGGGAGCTGAATCACCGCGGCCACCGGCAGCTGCGGAAGCAGGGTCCCGCCGGCCGCTCTATCCCTGGCCAGCAGCCCCTGACCCATCCCCTGCGTACTCAGAGCTGACTCATAGCTGAACTTTCCTGGGGTCCACCCTCTGCCCCTGCTGGCAGGACAGAGAGCTCTAGGTGGGCCAGGAGCCAGAGCAGCTGCCACTAAGCTTTTGCCCCTGCCTGGGTCTTGGCTTTCCCATCGGAACAGACGGGCTGCTCTCTGAACTCAGGGCTGGGTAAACAGCACACCCCAGAAGCAGGACAGACTGATCGGAATTCCAAGCTGGGAACTCCCCTCTGAGCTCTGGAGTCCAAGTGTGCAAGGATCACAGGTGCCCACGGCCCGCTGTGAGTGAGCCCCTTTGCTgacagcttcctcctctgtggaAGCTCCTGTCCCCGGGGCCACGGTTCAACCCCCCCAGCCTTGTCTGACTGGCAAGCCCTTGATGACAACAACCTGTCTGAAGGAACGAGACCGCAAAGGGGGAGCGCTTAGCTCGGTCCATGGCGCCCCCTGGTGGTCAGAGTGCAGAATGGCTGCAGATGTCCCCTAATCCCCATCCCATCGCAATCCttggactgaaatgaaaaacccCCAGCCCGGCTGTTGATTCATACCAGCTGAATCAGATACCCTCTGGTGTGTCCAGGAAtgtgttttttttcatttgcctttggTGATTCTGAGGGCCGCAAGAGCCTGCAAATAGTCCAAATTGTAGGGCAGGAGATTTCCAGATAAAGGACCAAAATATGCAGAAATTAATATTTAGACAGGGTTTCTCCAGGAGGGGTTATGGGAGGGAAATTGAGCCAGCCAAGGGGCATCTCCCCTCCCGCGACATTTTCTGAAGAGGAGGAATCAGGGCCCCTATGAGTTagattatttttgagatttttgtcaGTTTTCCATTAAGCttcctttaatttaaaaacaaacaaaacagcaatgaattaaatgcaggagacacggttttggtccctgggtcgggaagatcccctggagaaggtcatgactgagcaactttcactttgaagtgaagtgaagtcattcagtcttgtctgattctttgcgaccccgtggactgtaacctaccaggctcctccatctgtgggattctccaggcaagaatactggagtgggttgccatttccttctccacgggatcttcccaactcagggatcgaaccgaggtctcccacattgcgggcagatgctttaccctctgagccaccagtgaagctttcacttcagtactttttaattcattccatccactcatccaattgctcagttgtgtccgactcttttcgaccccatggactgtagcctgccaggctcctctgtccatggggattctccaggaaagaatactggagtgggtagcctttcccttctccaggggatcttcccaacccagggatggaacccagatctcccgcattgcaggtggattctttaccagctgagccacaagggaagcccaagaatgctggagtgggt from Cervus canadensis isolate Bull #8, Minnesota chromosome 1, ASM1932006v1, whole genome shotgun sequence includes:
- the SLC35E4 gene encoding solute carrier family 35 member E4, with amino-acid sequence MCRCPPEHHDGRMTSAEAVAVAGGARWAGSAEWPPDTPQALRRPGRARVAVAALVWLLAGASMSSLNKWIFTVHGFGRPLLLSALHMLAAALACHRGARRPLPGQTRRQVLLLSLTFGVSMACGNVGLSAVPLDLAQLATTTTPLITLALSALLLGRRHHPLQFAAMGPLCLGAACSLAGELRTPPAGCGFLLAATCLRGLKSIQQSALLQEERLDAVTLLYATSLPSFCLLAGAALVLEAGVAPPAAPADSRLWACVLLSCLLSVVYNLASFSLLALTSALTVHVLGNLTVVGNLVLSRLLFGSRLSALSYLGVALTLSGMFLYHNCEFVASWATRRGFRRREQPGKGL